The Narcine bancroftii isolate sNarBan1 chromosome 8, sNarBan1.hap1, whole genome shotgun sequence region AGCAttaccagtactccaggccccgCCTCACCAGAACTCCAGcgccagcctcaccagtactccaggcccagcctcaccagtacattaggtccagcctcaccagtactccaggactATTTCACTCGTACCATGTGAAGCCTCCCCagcactccaggcccagcctccccagcactccaggcccagcctcccctgCACTCCAGTCCCAGCCTCCCCaggactccaggcccagcctccccagcacTCCAAACCCAGCCGCCCCAGCACTCCAGGTCCCGCGTACCCAGTACTCAAGGCCCAGCCTTCCTAGTACTCCAGGTCCAGCTTCACCAGTACTCCTGGCACATCCTCACCAGttatccaggcccagcctcaccagtactccaggccccgTCACCCCTGTACTCCAGTCCCAGCCACCCCAGGATTCCAGGCCCAGCCTTCCCAGTACTCCAGTTCCAGCTTCCCCAGTACTCCTGGCACTGCGTCacaagtactccaggcccagcctcaccagtactccaggcccagcctcccctgTACACCagacccagcctcaccagtactccaggcccggCCTCACATGAACTAAtggcccggcctccccggtgcAGATAGCGCGGCCTCGCCGTTGCTCCTGGCGCAGCCtcgccggtgctcctggcccggcctccccgcTTCTCCTGGACAGGCCTCGCCGGTCCTTCTGGCCTGGTCTCCCCGGTGCACCTGCCCAGCCTCCACAGTGCTCCTTGCCCGGCCTCTCCGGTGCTCCTGGCGGGTTCTCTACGGTGCTtctggcccggcctccccggtgctcctggccctgcctcgccggtgctcctggcccggcctcgcctGTGCTCCTGGCCATGCCTCGGCGGTGCTCCTGGTGCGGCCTTCCCGTTGCTCCTGGCACGACCTCCCCAGCGCTGCAGGCCCGGCCTCCCCAGCACTGCAGCCCACTCATCCCAGCACTCCAGGCCTAGCCTCCCCAGCACTACAGGTCCAGCCTCCCTAGTACTCCAGGCCCGGCCACCCCAGCACTCCAGACCCAGCCttcccagtactccaggcccagccgcCCCAGTAGTCCAGAcctggcctcaccagtactcctggtCGAGCCTCACCAgtgctccaggcccagcctccccagtactcaGGGCTCAGCCTACCTTGTCCACCAGGCCCAtcttcaccagtactccaggcccagcctcaccagtactccaggcccagcctcaccaggccCAGCCTTGCCAGtaatccaggcccagcctcaccagtactcctggtCCTGCCTCACCAGTTCTCTAGGGCCAGCTTCacaagtactccaggcccagcctccccagtactccaggctcAGCCTCCCTTGTCCACCAGGCCCAtcttcaccagtactccaggcccagcctcaccagtactccaggcccagcctcaccagtactccagacCTAGCCTCACCGGTACTCCTGGTCCAGCCTCACCAGTGCTCCAGAcctagcctcaccagtactccaggcccagcctcaccagtactccaggcccagcctccccagtactccaggctcAGCCTCCCTTGTCCACCAGGCCCATCTATACCAGTACACCAGGCCGAgcatcaccagtactccaggcccagcctcaccagtactccaggcccagccttgcCAGtaatccaggcccagcctcaccagtactccagggccAGCCTCACGAATTCTCTAGGGCCAGCTTCACAAGTACTCCAGGTCCAGCCTCAGCAGTACTCCAGGtcaagcctcaccagtactccaggcccagccttaccagtactccaggccccgCCTCACCAGAACTCCAGCGCCAGCCTCACCAGTAATCGAGGCCAAGCCTCACCAGTACATTAGGTCCAGCgtcaccagtactccaggactATTTCACTCGCACTCCATGTGAAGCCTCCCCagcactccaggcccagcctcccctgCACTCCAGTCCCAGCCTCCCCaggactccaggcccagcctccccagcacTCTAGGCCCAGCCTTCCCAGCACTCCAGTCCCAGCCACCACAGGATTCCAGGCCCAGCCTTCCCAGTACTCCAGTTCCAGCTTCCCCAGTAATCCTGGCACAGcgtcaccagtactccaggcccagcctcaccagtactccaggcccagcctcccctgTACTCCagacccagcctcaccagtattcCAGGCCAGGCCTCACATGAACTAATGGCCCAGCCTCCCCGGTGCAGATAGTGCGTCCTCGCCGTTGCTCCTGGTCCAGCCTCGccagtgctcctggcccggcctccccgctgctcctggcccggcctcgccgGTCCTTCTGGCCTGGTCTCCCCGGTGCACCTGGCCCCGCCTCCCCGGTGCTCCTTgcccggcctccccggtgctcctggcccggcctccccggtgctcctggcaCGACCTCCCCAGCGCTGCAGGCCCGGACTCCCCAGCACTGCAGCCCACTCATCCCAGCACTCCAGACCCAGCCttcccagtactccaggcccagccgcCCCAGTAGTCCAGAcctagcctcaccagtactcctggtCGAGCCTCACCAgtgctccaggcccagcctcgCCAGTACTCAAGGCTCAGCCTACCTTGTCCACCAGGCCCAtcttcaccagtactccaggcccagcctcaccagaactccaggcccagcctcaccagtactccaggcccagccttgcCAGtaatccaggcccagcctcaccggTACTCCTAGGCCTGCCTCTCCAGTTCTCTAGGGCCAGCTTCacaagtactccaggcccagcctccccagtactccaggctcAGCCTCCCTTGTCCACCAGGCCCAtcttcaccagtactccaggcccagcctcaccagtacaccAGGCCCAGCCTCAACAGTACTCCAGAcctagcctcaccagtactcctggtccatcctcaccagtactccaggcccagcctccccagtactccaggctcAGCCTCCCTTGTCCACCAGGCCCATCTATACCAGTACTCCAGTGCGAGCCTCACCagaactccaggcccagcctcaccagtactccaggcccagccttgcCAGtaatccaggcccagcctcaccagtactccagggccAGCCTCACGAATTCTCTAGGGCCAGCTTCACAAGTACTCCAggtccagcctcaccagtactccaggtcaAGCCTCACCAGtaatccaggcccagcctcaccagtactccatgtccagcctcaccagtactccaggtcaAGCCTCACCaatactccaggcccagcctcaccagtactccaggcccagactCACCAGTACttcaggcccagcctcaccagtactccaggcccaggcTCCCCAGtattccaggtgcagcctcaacagtactccaggcccagactcaccagtactcctggcccagcctcaccagtactccaggcccagcctccccagtactccaggacCAGCGTCACCAGcgctccaggcccagcctccccagtattCCAGGCCCAgcttcaccagtactccaggcccagcctcaccagtactccaggcccagcctcaccagtacaccaggcccagcctcaccattACTCCAGGCCTATTTCACTCGCTCTCCATGTGAAGCCTCCCCagcactccaggcccagcctccccagcactcctgtgccagcctccccaggactccaggcccagccttcccagcactccaggcccagcctccccagcacTCCAGGTCCCGCCTACCCAGtaatccaggcccagcctcaccagtactccaaaCCCAGCCTCCCCTGTACTCCAGGCACAACCTCACCAGGCCCGGCCTCACATGAACTCATGGCCCGGCCTCCCCTGTGCTCCTAGCGCGGCCtcgccggtgctcctggcccaGCCTCGCAGGTATTCCTGGCCAGGACTCCCcgctgctcctggcccggcctcgccgTTGCTCCTGGCCTGGCCTCCCCGGTTCTCCTGTCCCGGCCTCCCCGATGCTCCTGGCCCGTTCTCCccagtgctcctggcccggcctcgccgGTGCTCCTGGACCGCCCTCCccagtgctcctggcccggcctacccggtgctcctggcccggcctcttcGGTACTCCTGGCCCAgcatcaccagtactccaggcccagcctcaccagtactcctggcccagcctcacaagtactccaggccc contains the following coding sequences:
- the LOC138742013 gene encoding proline-rich protein 36-like, coding for MLLARSPQCSWPGLAGAPGPPSPVLLARPTRCSWPGLFGTPGPASPVLQAQPHQYSWPSLTSTPGPASPVLQAQHHQYSRPRLTRTPAPASPVLQAQRHQRSRPILPSLPGPASPVLQAQPHQYSWPSLTSTPGPASPVLLVQPRQCSWPGLPAAPSAALPLLLAQTRRCSLPGLPAAPDPASPVLQAWPPRCTWPGLPGAPGPASSVLLAQHHQYSRPSLTSTPGPASQVLQAQPHQYSRPSITSTPGPASPELQRQPPQSSRPSLTSTPGPASPVLLAQPHQYSRPSLTSTPGPASPVLQHGLAGAPGPASPVFLARTPRCSWPGLAGAPGLAPPGAPVPASPVLLAQPLQYSRLSLPCPPGPSSPVLQAQPHQYSRPSLPSTPGLASPVLQAQPTLYTRPIFTSTPGPASPVLQAQPHQYSRPSLASNPGPASPVIQAQPHQYSWASLTSSLGPASQVLQAQPPQYSRLSLPCPPGPSSTVLQAQPHQYSRPSLTSTPDLASPVLLVQPHQYSMPSLPNTPGSASLVHQAHILPVLQAQPHQYSRPSLTSTPGPASPVFQAQPHQYSRPRLTNTPGPASPVLQAQPPQYSTPSLTRTPGPASPVLLAQPHQYSRPSLTSTPGTALPVLQAPPHQNSSASLTSPASPALQAQPPLHSSPSLPRTPGPASPALQTQPPQHSRSRVPSTQGPAFLVLQVQLHQYSWHILTSYPGPASPVLQAPSPLYSSPSHPRIPGPAFPVLQFQLPQYSWHCVTSTPGPASPVLQAQPPLYTRPSLTNSAASPLLLAQPRRCSWPGLPASPGQASPVLLAWSPRCTCPASTVLLARPLRCSWRVLYGASGPASPVLLALPRRCSWPGLACAPGHASAVLLPPQHYRSSLPSTPGPATPALQTQPSQYSRPSRPSSPDLASPVLLVEPHQCSRPSLPSTQGSAYLVHQAHLHQYSRPSLTSTPGPASPGPALPVIQAQPHQYSWSCLTSSLGPASQVLQAQPPQYSRLSLPCPPGPSSPVLQAQPHQYSRPSLTSTPDLASPVLLVQPHQCSRPSLTSTPGPASPVLQAQPPQYSRLSLPCPPGPSIPVHQAEHHQYSRPSLTSTPGPALPVIQAQPHQYSRASLTNSLGPASQVLQVQPQQYSRSSLTSTPGPALPVLQAPPHQNSSASLTSNRGQASPSQPPQDSRPSLPSTLGPAFPALQSQPPQDSRPSLPSTPVPASPVILAQRHQYSRPSLTSTPGPASPIVRPRRCSWSSLASAPGPASPLLLARPRRSFWPGLPGAPGPASPVLLARPPRCSWPGLPGAPGTTSPALQARTPQHCSPLIPALQTQPSQYSRPSRPSSPDLASPVLLVEPHQCSRPSLASTQGSAYLVHQAHLHQYSRPSLTRTPGPASPVLQAQPCQPIFTSTPGPASPVHQAQPQQYSRPSLTSTPGPSSPVLQAQPPQYSRLSLPCPPGPSIPVLQCEPHQNSRPSLTSTPGPALPVIQAQPHQYSRASLTNSLGPASQVLQVQPHQYSRSSLTSNPGPASPVLHVQPHQYSRSSLTNTPGPASPVLQAQTHQYFRPSLTSTPGPGSPVFQVQPQQYSRPRLTSTPGPASPVLQAQPPQYSRTSVTSAPGPASPVFQAQLHQYSRPSLTSTPGPASPVHQAQPHHYSRPISLALHVKPPQHSRPSLPSTPVPASPGLQAQPSQHSRPSLPSTPGPAYPVIQAQPHQYSKPSLPCTPGTTSPGPASHELMARPPLCS